The Nitrospira sp. DNA segment CATGCGATTCGACCCCGCAAGTTCCACATCAACCAGGCCGCCAGCAGCGTGGCGAGGCCCAGCAGAATCTGCAGCTGCCCACTCGTGGCCGTCTGGGGGAGGCCGAAGATGGCCTGAGAGTCCTGCCCGTCCGGCAGATTCGTTTTCATCGCATGGGTCTGGAGCAGCTTGTCGGCCGGGCGCACCGGCGTGACATCCACGGCGACCAGGCTGGTGTACTTGCTGACGAGATGATGGAGCAGAGCCATATCAATCACCGCCTGTTTCGTCGCAGCCTTGTCCTGGCCGTAGCGCTGCTGATCCATGAGGGTGGCGATCTTCTGCCTCGCCCAGTAGACGGACAAGCCTTCACGACTGTCCCGATGTTTCAGCATGATCGGCGTCGTCCATGGAGCGGACCCGATCATGCCCTGGATCGTGACGGTCTCCGGAAGCGCAGCGCCTTTAAGGACAACGACCACCGGCTCGCCCTCGTAGAGATCTGGAATACGCGCGGGAAACATCTCGATCTGACCGTCCAATCCCTCGATGTGGAGATCCGTCAGTGCAGGCCGTTCCAGCTTGCGGAAGATCGCATCCATCTGGGCTTTCACTTCACTGGTGCTGCCGATGTGGGTAAAGGTCCCGCGTCCGAACTCCGCCGCCTTCCGCATGAAGTGGCTGTTCGGCGCGGAGCCGATGCCGATGGTGAAGAGGCGGCTCGTGCCCAGTTGCGCGCGGATAACCTCGAACAACTCATCTTCATTGCCGACCTGGCCGTCCGTCAGAAAGATGATCTGGCGCAGGTGCGAGGCCGGGGCGCTGCCTTTCAAGGCCATCTTCAGCGCCGGGAGGATTTCCGTTCCGCCGTTGGCTTTGAGGTTGTCGACATAGTGCATGGCTTTGCGCAGCGTGTCCGGTTTCACCGGTTGGGCCTGGGAAAACAGCACATGCGTGACGCTGTTGAACTGAATCACGTTGAAGCGATCCTGCGTAGTCAGGCGATTCAAGGCGAGCAGCAGCGCGGCCTTGGCCTGCTCAATCGAGGTGCCGGACATGGATCCGGAGGTGTCGATGACGAAGATCGTTTCGCGGGCCACGGCTGTCGGCGAGCGATCTGAACCAATCGGGGGCATCGCCATCAGGAACGCATACTGGTCATCGCCGCGCTGTTCCCGAAAGACCGAGAGGGTGGGCGCCTGACCCGTGGCTGGGTTCCAGGTCAGGACGAAATCACGATCAGCCGGGACGGTGTCTTCACGCAGCGTGATGTGCTGCCGGCCATCCGGTTCGGCGATGGCGAGAATCTGGTGATAGGGCGACTCCAGCTTGCCGAGTGAGAATCCAGGAACGAGATCGATGTTCAAGCTGACCGGGTTGATCGAACTGATCTGACTGTGGGCTGGATGCTGCACCGGCGGAGTAATCCGTGACGCATCCGGCACGCGATCTGTATCCAGCGACCAGCCGTTGCCGGGCTGCTGATCTTCCATCACGACCGGCGTGCCGGGGATATAGCGCGGGCCGACGACCATGGGGAATCGCAGCGAGAACGCGCCCTGGTCGTAGCGGATGGTTTCCTGATATTCGATTTCGACGGTGACGCGCTCGCCGGGGCCGATGTTGGCCACAGAGGTCGTGAAGATATTCGGCCGTTCCTGTTCGACGAGACTTGCGCGCTTCCCTTCCTGCTTCGCCTGTTCGTAGACCTTCTTCGCTTCCGCCTTTTCCTTGATCTGGCCTTCGATGACCCGCTCGCCGATTTTCATGCGGAGATGATCGACCGCGGCGCGGTCCGGCAGCGGGAACACATAGACCCCTTCTGCCCAGGCGTTTTCCTCCAGACTCGGATTCAGGAATTCTTGTGACACTGTGGCGCGGGCGATGAGACCGGTGACGGAGATGCGGACGTCGGTCTTGAGGGTGGGGGCCGGGAGAAAGCGGCCGGGCTGATTCGTCTTGAAGAGCAGTCTGCCGCCTTTCACGTCATTTAAGGAGATCGTCTGGTCCGGTTGTTCCAGTTCGTTCCCGCAGGCCGGTGCCAGCGACAGGCTGCCGGCACCCAGCGAGAGGAAGAGGGCGAGTGTAGTGCGAAGGAAGAGATGTCTGGTCATAGAGTCCTCGTCTGTGTCAGTCGTGATGGTGGATGAAGGCTAGTCTGCGCGAGGCATGCACCTCGCGCAGAACCTAACCCCGGCGAACTAGCTGCCCGATGCCGGGTCGAACGTGGTGACAGCCGGACCGGACGAGGAGGGCGAGCCATTGCCGGTCGAGCTACCGTCCAGGCCCGAGGCCTGTTGCTCGATGCTCGAATCGGCCGGGTCGATGGCTGTGGTGTTGGCGACTGCCGGGATCACCAGGTGCTCCTGGCCGATCTTGCGGATGTCCAGGTGCACCCGGCGATTGAGGTGCCGGCAGATGTCGCTGTTGTCGATGCAGAGCACGCCGTCCTCACCGAGGCTGACGACTTTCATCTGGTGCTCGGCCACCCCGCCGTTCAGCAGCTCCTGCTTCACGGTTTCGGCCCGCTTCATCCCCAGCTTCTTGTTGTAGGTGGCCGACCCCTGTTGGTCGGTATAGCCCTGGATCAAGACGGCATAGTCCTGGTTCTGCTTGAGCAGGTCGGCCTGGGCGGCCAACTGTGCCTTGGCTTCATCCGTCAGACCCTTGCGGCCTACTTCGAAGTAGACGTCGCTGTGAATGATGTCGGCCACCGACGAGACCGGGGCGGTCACCGGGGTGGAGTGGGAGATGGAGGCTTCGGCCTGGGAGAGCCCGCTGGCCTTCTTGAGGATCTCCGACACCCTGGCCGACTCAACCTTGTCTGTTGGGGAGGTGAGGGCCTTTGGATCTTTCGTTTCGGTATAGATCCAGGCCACGGCCGAGAGGCCAGCCAGGAGCAAGACGAGGCTGGAGAGGATGACGATGTCTTTGGTGTCTTTCTGCGGCCCCATGACGGCGGGGCTGATGTTGCCTGACGAAACCTGGGATGGACCTTTCTGCATGATGGCTTCCTCCTCGTACGTTCAATTGTTGAAAGTTGTCGTGGCTCTCGTCGGCTGACCCGGCAGCGATCTGGCTTTTTCGCCGGCCTCGTTCCTGCGTCACCTCCTTTCCGGCCATTTGCGCCGCGCACCGACGCTCCTGTGCTTGAGCAACCGGAGTGCCGGTGGGAACGTGCGAAGGAATTGAAAAAGATGTGAGGAAAATTCAGGGGTTCAGAGAATAAGGGAGTAGCGAACGCGATGCGGGGAGATTCATCCCATCAAGGGATGCGGGGATAGCCCCGCAAGGGAAGAGGGGTAGCCCGGTTAGTCCTCCGTGCTCACGGAAGGCGCACGCCAGAGTTTATTGTATTGTCAGATTGCGGGCGGTGCTCCTTCCACGTGCGCAATAGAGGACCAATCCAGGCCACCCCTAAGAGTAAGGGAACAAGTAAGCTTGGATGGACGATCATGGGTAGTGCTCACGCAACGCGTGGGCTCAAGAGGGCAAAGGGGGAGTTGCTAGGCGGTAGTGGCCGTTGGAGGCGCAGGATATACCTGGTGCGTATCTGCTATCCTCAACGTCACCATAGGAAAAGATGAACAGGAGGGCGGGAATTGGCTGAGTGGGTGACGTATAAAAATCATCAGATTAAGGCCTGCTCCCAACATCTCGGAGATGACCGATGGATGCCAAAGGCGCTCGCCTGGCTTTCAATGGGCGGCCGAGCGCCAATGAAGACCCTCCAGGGTGAGTCGCATGAGGTCAGCAATACGGAAAGTAAGGCGAATGTGATCGCGCTTGGAAAAGCCAAGAAGTGGGTCGATCAGCACCAATAGGGTGAACCTGATTCACTCCCCCCATCAGACCATTCTTCTTGTTCGCAGACACCCCACGATAAAATGGCTTGAATGACATCGGTGCGGATCCTTTGCTCCTGGAGCAGAGGGACCGGAGAGCCGCCAGACCATCCTTCTTGCTCGCCGAGCCCCCACGATGAAACGGTGGTCGCTCAATGCGCTCAGTGAAGGACGGTCTGGCAGCTCCCAG contains these protein-coding regions:
- a CDS encoding marine proteobacterial sortase target protein — translated: MTRHLFLRTTLALFLSLGAGSLSLAPACGNELEQPDQTISLNDVKGGRLLFKTNQPGRFLPAPTLKTDVRISVTGLIARATVSQEFLNPSLEENAWAEGVYVFPLPDRAAVDHLRMKIGERVIEGQIKEKAEAKKVYEQAKQEGKRASLVEQERPNIFTTSVANIGPGERVTVEIEYQETIRYDQGAFSLRFPMVVGPRYIPGTPVVMEDQQPGNGWSLDTDRVPDASRITPPVQHPAHSQISSINPVSLNIDLVPGFSLGKLESPYHQILAIAEPDGRQHITLREDTVPADRDFVLTWNPATGQAPTLSVFREQRGDDQYAFLMAMPPIGSDRSPTAVARETIFVIDTSGSMSGTSIEQAKAALLLALNRLTTQDRFNVIQFNSVTHVLFSQAQPVKPDTLRKAMHYVDNLKANGGTEILPALKMALKGSAPASHLRQIIFLTDGQVGNEDELFEVIRAQLGTSRLFTIGIGSAPNSHFMRKAAEFGRGTFTHIGSTSEVKAQMDAIFRKLERPALTDLHIEGLDGQIEMFPARIPDLYEGEPVVVVLKGAALPETVTIQGMIGSAPWTTPIMLKHRDSREGLSVYWARQKIATLMDQQRYGQDKAATKQAVIDMALLHHLVSKYTSLVAVDVTPVRPADKLLQTHAMKTNLPDGQDSQAIFGLPQTATSGQLQILLGLATLLAAWLMWNLRGRIA
- a CDS encoding OmpA family protein, whose protein sequence is MQKGPSQVSSGNISPAVMGPQKDTKDIVILSSLVLLLAGLSAVAWIYTETKDPKALTSPTDKVESARVSEILKKASGLSQAEASISHSTPVTAPVSSVADIIHSDVYFEVGRKGLTDEAKAQLAAQADLLKQNQDYAVLIQGYTDQQGSATYNKKLGMKRAETVKQELLNGGVAEHQMKVVSLGEDGVLCIDNSDICRHLNRRVHLDIRKIGQEHLVIPAVANTTAIDPADSSIEQQASGLDGSSTGNGSPSSSGPAVTTFDPASGS